The Sulfolobus islandicus Y.N.15.51 sequence TTTATAATATCCATGTTTTTGCTAGCTTGTTGTAAGACGACTAGAAACTAAAGCGAGGAAATTCTTGTATATTTTTTCCTCAACTTCATCTTCTTCTACTCTTTTTAATTGACTAATTTGCTTTATAGCAAACTTTACATTACAAGGTTTATTTCTACTCATTTTTTCTGGACCCATAAACGGTGAATCAGTTTCTGTAAGAATAAAATCTAAAGGTATCTCCTTAACCACTCTCTGTCTATCCTTATCCCTCACTATTATTGGGGGAATTGATATTAATCCACCAAGTTCAATTACCTTATCAGCTATTTTTATACTTCCCTCAAAACTATGTATTACAAATTTAACTTTTCTGAATGAGGTAATCATCTCCAAGAAATCTTTCATTCCTCCCCTTATATGGATTATTACTGGCTTTTCTTCTATCTCAGCTATTTGCAAGAATCTCTCTAGAATTTCAATTTGTTTTCTTTTGAGTTCGTTCTCCTTTATCCAAAAGTAATCTAAACCAACCTCACTTATTATATTTGCGTATCTTGTTAACTCCACGCACTTATCTACCTCATTTATCTTATCTTTCACAAACTCAGGATGAAAGCCTATTGCCGGAATAATATTGTTATATTTTCTAGCTAATTTAAGCGTTTTTAAATTGCTTTGGAGATCAACACCAGCGTTTACTATTAGAATTTCACATTCATTTACTATAAAATCCCTATCCGCATCAAAGTCTCCAACATCTATATGAGCGTGAGAATCCACTAACATTAAAGGAAAAAGAGAAAAAAGATTTAAAAAACTACTTCCAAGGCTCCTTCAGTAACTGTATTTTTACTACTCCCTCACTTTCATCGTAGGTTACTTTAACTAAATCTCCTTCCTTAATTTGAAACTTCTGTCTTACTTTTGCTGGAATTGTTACTTGATAGTTTCTTGATACTTTTACTATTTCTTCTACTGCCATTCTATTCACCATAATACTCTATTACTAATCTAATATATAAATCTTACCCATATCTGTAAATAATAGATACTAGTACATAAGTGAGAATGATGTAGTAATGCTTTATATCCAAAATATATTAGTAATACTTTATGCTAATTATTTTTGTATAATACTTGCATTAGAGGTTTATAGATTCAATAGTTACCTTACTATGATTGGAAAAAATTTTTATATGTGACTTGTTAGATTCTTTATTAGTGAGATAAATGTCGGAAACCCAATTAAGTGAGGGAACTAGAATAAAGCTACCATCTGGAAAGGATGCTGGTCTAGTGGATATTTTGTCATTTTGCTATGGTCTATCGGAAACTGATGTCACAGTATTATTAGCCTTAATGAAAGGCGATGCTAGAGGTACTGAAGAGTTGGAAAGTGATCTTAAGCTTTCTAAAGCTTCAATTAATAGAAGTTTAAACAAGTTACTTGAGATGGGATTAGTAATGAGAATAAAGGAGCCAGGGAACAAGGCTGGAAGACCAAGATATTTATACAAGGCTAGAGATTATACTGAGCTTAAAGGTAAGATGCTTAGCGATATAAAGGATTGTGCAGATAAAATGGCACAACTAGTTGAAAAGGAGTTTAAGCCATTGTAATTTTTTCTGAGTTTTTCTATTTTTAGTACTTTAGCTTTAAAAGCTTTAATATAATAATGAATATTAATGTTTTGGCATAGGAGAAGAGGCTTAAAGTGGCTTATATTGTACGTATTATCTAAAGGGACAATGACTGGCGCCCAAATTATGGATGAGATTGAGAGGACAAGCTATGGTATGTGGAGACCATCTCCAGGCTCTGTGTATCCTGCATTGGACGCTCTGGAATCTGAAGGTTTAATAAGAATTAGTAAAGTTGACGGGTGGAAAAAATATTATGAATTGACAGAAGAGGGTAGAAAAGCTATCGGAGTTATGTCAGAGGAGGATAAAGTTAAAGAAGCAATAGAACAATTGGAGTTCTCTGCTAGATACATAGTTGAGAATCTAGAGAAATTGAATGACGAGGATAAGCGAAAAGTGAAAAATATTTTGGATGAGTTAAGTAAAGTTATGCGATAAATTTTTATTTGTTAAGTTATATTTACTCTCAATATGCCTATTGAAGTTTACGAGTATGATAAGTATATTTTGTTGAAATTTTACCCAAAAGACAATAAATATAATTTATTTAATGTTGAGTTCATGACACAGTTGATAGATACTTTATCAGCAATAAATGACAATAAGGGTAAAAGATTTCTTATTATTAGGGGAGAGGATAACTTTGGTACAGGTGCGGACATTAGAGAATTAATTAAAGCCTCCAACGATAATGAATTCGCTATTACATTCTTCACCTATATGAGGGAAATATTTCATAAAATGCTAGATATGAATAAAATAGTTATTTCCCAAGTAAAAAAGATAGCCTATGGAGCTTCTATGGAGCTTCTATTGCTATCAGATTACGTCATATCGGAATCTAAGGCAATGTTCGCAACACCGGGTGTAAAAATAGGTGTATTTCCCCCGGTTCTCTCATCAATTGGCCATTTTATATTAGGTTATAATAACATTAAAAGAATAGCAATGAAAGGTGAGGTTATTGATGCAAATGAGGCTAAATCTATAGGTTTAGTACACATTGTTAATGACGATTTGGATAAGGCAACCTTTGAATTGATTAAAGAACTATCAATTTCTGCACCTTCTGCAACTTTATATATAAAAAGAAATATGCTAAGACCATTTAGAGATTACATTGATAAAGCTTTTAATGATCTTATTATACAAATCCAGAGTGAAGAAGCAAGAGAGGGACTATTAAGCTTTATTAATAAGACCAACCCACCCTGGTTTTAGTCAATTTCTCTTAACTTTAAAAGTCGTCCTCCCGCATAAAGGAAGAGTACGGTAAAGAAGAAAACTATGGAGACTAATATGGGATTTGGCGATACACCGTATACTATTAAATCTCGTATAATTGTTATAATTACAGATAATGGTTGGTATTCTACAAATATTCTTACTATCGGCGGATATACGTTAGGAGGGAAGAAGGCATTACTCAAGAACATTAGCGGAAATACTAGAACGTTAGCCACTATCTCTGAAAGAAATATCTTATCCTTTGGTGTTAATCCGTAGATTATTGCCCCTAGGCCACCAAATAATAAGGTTGAGATTACTAAGAATCCCAAGAATTCTATACCTATTATTGGTATAAAACCAAATAGAATTCCCAGAATTATTACTGCAGCTGTGGAAATTAGTGTTATAATTATCACATAGATTATTAGTGAGATCACCCACTCATAACTCTTTAATGGAGATGTAGCTAATCTTTCGATTATCCTATCTCTGAAATAACTAGCCGAAACTCCTATCGTACTAAGTATTCCATTAGAGAGTGATATTATCCCTATTATTCCAGATATTAAATAATAATAATAAGTATATCCTGATATTTGTAAAACTGTGAAGTCACGTGTATTATTAACCTTTTGATAATACTGGTCAATAACTGACTCTAATACTGGTACAAACTCTTGATTTTGCTTACTGGTATATATTGTGAAACTAGACCCATTCACCTTGACGTAAATATAGTCATGCTCTACTGCGTATTTTAGACTTACGTTAGTTAATCCTTGAAATATCTCAGTGGTATTAAGATACTTGGCTAGACCATAATCTCCCTCCACTGCAACAATAACGTGAAAATAACTACTAAAACCCCCAAATACGAGACCGAATAGTAACGTTATGATAATAGGAAATATTATTATCCAGAAGATTACGAATCTATTTCTTAAATTATCCTTAACCAATGCAGAAACAGTCAGTAATATCCTATTCATTATTCTCACCATCCTCTAAAGACTTAATTAATTCTAGGTAAGCATCTTCCAAATTACTAGTCTTAAATTCTGCCATTATCTCGCTTGCAGTGGAAACTTTAATCACCTTGCCCCCGTATAGTATTGCTACTCTATCTGATAATTTTTGTGCCTCATCTAAATAATGCGTTGTTAGAAATATCGTTACCCCTTTATTTTTCATCATCTTTATGATTTCCCAAAACTCTCTTCTAGCCTTAGGATCTAAACCCAAGGTGGGTTCGTCTAAAAATAAAATTTCTTGATTTCCAGCAAATGCTGATGCAAGACCTACTCTTCTCATATAACCCCCAGATAAGTATCTTAGTTTTTGGTTTTTCACTTCCTCTAAGTCTAACAGTGAAATTAGTTCATCAACTTGTGTTTCCTTTCCATTATATAATTTAACGAAATATTCTATGTTCTCCCTTACCGTTAAATCTAGAAATCCTTGATAATCTTGAGGCATTACTCCAATCTTTTCTCTAATTTTTCCACACTCCTCCGGTACCCTATACCCTATTACCCTAACTTCTCCCCTATATGGTTTTATCACACAAGATAGTACTTTCACAGTTGTTGTCTTCCCTGCTCCATTGGGACCAAGCAA is a genomic window containing:
- a CDS encoding TatD family hydrolase, whose product is MLVDSHAHIDVGDFDADRDFIVNECEILIVNAGVDLQSNLKTLKLARKYNNIIPAIGFHPEFVKDKINEVDKCVELTRYANIISEVGLDYFWIKENELKRKQIEILERFLQIAEIEEKPVIIHIRGGMKDFLEMITSFRKVKFVIHSFEGSIKIADKVIELGGLISIPPIIVRDKDRQRVVKEIPLDFILTETDSPFMGPEKMSRNKPCNVKFAIKQISQLKRVEEDEVEEKIYKNFLALVSSRLTTS
- a CDS encoding AbrB/MazE/SpoVT family DNA-binding domain-containing protein, whose product is MAVEEIVKVSRNYQVTIPAKVRQKFQIKEGDLVKVTYDESEGVVKIQLLKEPWK
- the lrs14 gene encoding HTH-type transcriptional regulator Lrs14, translating into MSETQLSEGTRIKLPSGKDAGLVDILSFCYGLSETDVTVLLALMKGDARGTEELESDLKLSKASINRSLNKLLEMGLVMRIKEPGNKAGRPRYLYKARDYTELKGKMLSDIKDCADKMAQLVEKEFKPL
- a CDS encoding PadR family transcriptional regulator — encoded protein: MFWHRRRGLKWLILYVLSKGTMTGAQIMDEIERTSYGMWRPSPGSVYPALDALESEGLIRISKVDGWKKYYELTEEGRKAIGVMSEEDKVKEAIEQLEFSARYIVENLEKLNDEDKRKVKNILDELSKVMR
- a CDS encoding enoyl-CoA hydratase/isomerase family protein, whose product is MPIEVYEYDKYILLKFYPKDNKYNLFNVEFMTQLIDTLSAINDNKGKRFLIIRGEDNFGTGADIRELIKASNDNEFAITFFTYMREIFHKMLDMNKIVISQVKKIAYGASMELLLLSDYVISESKAMFATPGVKIGVFPPVLSSIGHFILGYNNIKRIAMKGEVIDANEAKSIGLVHIVNDDLDKATFELIKELSISAPSATLYIKRNMLRPFRDYIDKAFNDLIIQIQSEEAREGLLSFINKTNPPWF
- a CDS encoding ABC transporter permease, producing the protein MNRILLTVSALVKDNLRNRFVIFWIIIFPIIITLLFGLVFGGFSSYFHVIVAVEGDYGLAKYLNTTEIFQGLTNVSLKYAVEHDYIYVKVNGSSFTIYTSKQNQEFVPVLESVIDQYYQKVNNTRDFTVLQISGYTYYYYLISGIIGIISLSNGILSTIGVSASYFRDRIIERLATSPLKSYEWVISLIIYVIIITLISTAAVIILGILFGFIPIIGIEFLGFLVISTLLFGGLGAIIYGLTPKDKIFLSEIVANVLVFPLMFLSNAFFPPNVYPPIVRIFVEYQPLSVIITIIRDLIVYGVSPNPILVSIVFFFTVLFLYAGGRLLKLREID
- a CDS encoding ABC transporter ATP-binding protein, yielding MSNVIVEVRDLYKNYKDKEVLRGISFTVYKGEIFSLLGPNGAGKTTTVKVLSCVIKPYRGEVRVIGYRVPEECGKIREKIGVMPQDYQGFLDLTVRENIEYFVKLYNGKETQVDELISLLDLEEVKNQKLRYLSGGYMRRVGLASAFAGNQEILFLDEPTLGLDPKARREFWEIIKMMKNKGVTIFLTTHYLDEAQKLSDRVAILYGGKVIKVSTASEIMAEFKTSNLEDAYLELIKSLEDGENNE